One Pochonia chlamydosporia 170 chromosome 5, whole genome shotgun sequence DNA segment encodes these proteins:
- a CDS encoding checkpoint protein hus1 (similar to Verticillium alfalfae VaMs.102 XP_003008405.1), with amino-acid sequence MSSTTELTAALSSLEKIAWVRLSDDTARFTVIPDMGSQVWASLAMDLIFENHHIQSAESHNTINLELPLQPLQRALKSALNSISASLRLTKKDGLPILSMTITTTTSNASTAAAKLSSEDPFGDDVFEQEHLETSLRRAHEKIITQDIPVRVLHPETVETIMQPKVREPDVHIQLPPLLQLKAISDRFTKLALTGANPSKAPKLELSANMHGSLRLRIATETTDICSVWSDLENPELDPAQLERPVEEHPSTKFREEGPDRWATVRVDGKDWSRVLSVGRLEGRVIACFADDHALILYVYVPHYDDATTDDSVVTYYVQSYSR; translated from the exons ATGTCGTCTACTACTG AACTCACAGCCGCCCTCTCATCTCTAGAAAAGATAGCTTGGGTACGCCTCAGCGATGACACAGCCAGATTCACCGTCATCCCCGACATGGGATCTCAAGTCTGGGC CTCACTAGCAATGGACCTCATCTTCGaaaaccaccacattcaATCCGCAGAATCTCACAACACAATCAACCTCGAACTGCCCCTCCAGCCGCTCCAGCGGGCCCTCAAGTCGGCCCTCAACAGCATCTCCGCGTCCCTCCGGCTCACCAAGAAGGACGGCCTGCCCATCCTCTCCATGaccatcacaaccaccacgtcCAACGCATCCACAGCCGCCGCAAAGCTGTCCTCCGAGGACCCCTTTGGTGACGACGTCTTTGAGCAAGAACACCTCGAGACATCCCTGCGCAGAGCTCACGAGAAAATCATTACGCAAGATATCCCCGTTCGCGTGCTGCACCCTGAGACCGTGGAGACAATTATGCAACCCAAGGTTCGGGAGCCAGATGTTCACATTCAGTTGCCGCCGTTGCTGCAACTGAAGGCCATTTCGGACCGTTTCACAAAGTTGGCTCTCACAGGGGCGAATCCGTCCAAGGCGCCAAAGCTGGAACTCAGTGCCAATATGCACGGTAGTCTACGGTTACGAATAGCTACTGAGACGACGGACATCTGTAGTGTTTGGTCGGACCTTGAGAACCCGGAGCTGGACCCTGCGCAGCTGGAACGACCAGTTGAGGAGCATCCTAGTACCAAGTTTCGGGAAGAGGGCCCTGATCGATGGGCTACGGTGCGTGTGGATGGCAAGGACTGGAGTAGAGTGTTGAGCGTGGGTCGCTTGGAGGGTCGCGTTATTGCGTGCTTTGCAGATGATCATGCTTTGATTCTGTATGTCTACGTACCGCATTATGACGATGCAACTACCGACGACTCTGTTGTTACC TACTATGTACAATCGTACAGCAGATGA
- a CDS encoding ring finger domain-containing protein has translation MIRAKEVIAQLTQRYGRDYLERVLLRIGASTENKEPLLTTRPVDENEPTTPVDDANRTVRPQPTESTGQSHTSVPNRRCIFSSRSRTLRVRNPTERRSIGSQDTIAATASEQLVSGNDGGQSRQPSVGHFTFETSEAGSEDITPMNILDNAGSSISVASTLASSRDANFDSNGRPLRCCMCAKAFGDGEGQAKEQVVYLPCGHGMGHVCLLDWLSKPNSLPRCPMLPCISIRHKCEHITMPTTKSPVTRFGQDNEADTTILPWDYEFCASPKGIKLHQSIASTSAKLRKMEAKRARRGHAGQTSTVNPKLKIYRSILEQLEKKLDDAHKKWWAARWKEFGRKKQQSFWTRQRGNRGEESESRSTSA, from the coding sequence ATGATCCGCGCCAAGGAAGTCATCGCCCAGCTGACTCAAAGGTATGGCCGGGACTACCTCGAAAGAGTACTTCTACGAATAGGTGCATCTACGGAAAACAAGGAGCCGCTGCTGACGACTCGACCCGTCGATGAGAATGAGCCCACTACACCGGTTGATGATGCAAACCGAACTGTTCGGCCCCAACCCACAGAGTCAACAGGGCAGTCCCACACTTCTGTGCCAAATAGGAGGTGTATATTTTCAAGTCGGAGTCGGACCTTGAGAGTTCGAAACCCGACTGAGAGAAGATCGATCGGCAGCCAGGACACAATTGCAGCAACTGCCAGTGAGCAACTTGTTAGCGGGAATGACGGCGGACAATCACGACAACCCTCGGTTGGGCATTTCACATTCGAGACTTCGGAAGCTGGTTCCGAAGATATCACGCCCATGAACATCTTGGACAATGCTGGCTCCAGCATCTCCGTGGCGTCCACCCTTGCGTCCAGCCGTGACGCCAACTTCGACAGCAACGGGCGTCCCCTCCGTTGCTGCATGTGTGCTAAGGCCTTTGGGGATGGAGAGGGTCAAGCCAAAGAGCAAGTAGTATACCTTCCTTGCGGTCACGGAATGGGCCATGTCTGCCTTCTTGACTGGTTATCCAAACCCAATAGTCTTCCGAGATGTCCCATGCTACCGTGCATTTCGATTCGCCACAAGTGTGAGCACATCACCATGCCAACCACCAAATCACCCGTGACAAGGTTTGGACAAGATAACGAGGCGGATACAACCATCTTACCTTGGGATTATGAGTTCTGTGCGAGCCCCAAGGGCATTAAGCTTCACCAATCCATTGCCTCGACGAGTGCCAAGTTACGGAAGATGGAAGCCAAACGCGCCCGCAGGGGTCACGCCGGTCAGACGAGCACGGTCAATCCAAAGCTGAAGATCTACCGGTCTAttctcgagcagcttgagaagAAACTGGATGATGCGCACAAGAAATGGTGGGCAGCTAGGTGGAAGGAGTTTGGGCGGAAGAAGCAACAGAGCTTTTGGACCCGGCAAAGAGGAAACAGAGGTGAAGAGAGTGAATCTCGTTCCACAAGCGCTTAA
- a CDS encoding cytokinesis protein sepA (similar to Aspergillus terreus NIH2624 XP_001214861.1): MSSADKSRQSSGGRSLFSRSKNKDRRTTDVDHLDAPSAMSFRASRHKRDSSSVSIDIPATADPGVNMMAGVITSIPYDNIPPGSRSPIPVDYLPNSDQAPARRDPLPHQLNKSGMDFHQYPSFDPATPRPRESNMTMASTGRQAQLQQWGPARGSVASTINGSHTSRYESYLSANDGRSSYDTQSLYSGNASNRDVGGMIRSSQLALPSASSQSSYGSHRDSNRLTKFPGPFLTAHEGFHFPKPDDDNVIEQMFLQLMQKRGWHNLPEQARRQMMAYPPQKKWTLLYQDRLTEWQGEQKRRQTARSNQFSAPDITTYSDEEGTPEWYVRKVMEDKLDTKGLGSLEVNLRTQQIGWVKRFVECQGQVALVTLLLKINRKTSAGPPPDSLRAEKNMDKGYDIIKCLKALMNNKFGADDALMQQKVLVALATCLISARITTRKLVSEILTFLCTWGREGEGHVKVIQALDELKTQSGENGRFDAWMRLVEVTVDGRGKMGSLVGASEEVRTGGIGMENLLMEYAVTTMMLVNMLVDAPEHDLELRIHIRAQFTACGIRRILTKMEGFQYELLDKQIERFRTNEAIDYEDMLERENSSMKDSVEGEVKDLTDPVQIADAIQQRIQGSKAQDYFVSALQHLMLLRAQDGEERLRMFQLVDSMLSYVAMDRRLPNMDLKQSLNFTVQSLLDKLHTDSEARQAQDEALESRQIAEAAMAERDEMRARLELGADGLVKKMQKQLDEQARFIEAQKRQAEGLKAELSNVQTVRAKEAQRNELETRELYLMLRDAQDIAASNALKSNKPSSGENDNGINTKETATQMQGILDRERLMERLQMQLERQKTQYKLEGRVWGDAGGPSDRLRALREEMDDDNLESPAGSGTPPRDFTNSVLGSTIRQTRIPRKPLYSDRNGEDETITEGEETEGDEGVIYERPRIVEMKRPMIDPKQQAGLVNEIGSKIKRYEGSDSEDVDGDATPSHPSLESSTPLTSADGETPKPESVAAAGPPPPPPPPPPPMPGQVPGAPPPPPPPPPPPPPMPGQIPGGPPPPPPPPPMPGSGSAGSMPPPPPPPLPGAMPSGNFLPQKSTYTTPTIGLPVARPKKKLKALHWEKVDTPETSHWAAHAPSAEEREEKYNELSKKGILDEVEKLFMAKEIKQLGGGMAKKGDKKQIISADLRKAYEIAFAKFSQHSVEKIVQMIIHCDPQVLDNQVVMEFLQKDDLCNISDNVSKQMAPYSRDLTGPDAKSLEREQDPSELTRQDQIYLHTAFELHHYWKSRMRALWLSKNFEADYEELNQRINQVVTVSESLRDSVSLMNVLGLILDIGNYMNDANKQARGFKLSSLARLGMVKDDKNESSLADLVERIVRSQYPEWEGFASDIGGVVTAQKVNVEQLQTDAKKYIETIRNVQMSLDSGNLSDPKQFHSEDRVSQIVQRCMKEARRKAEQMELYLDEMMKTYKDIMVFYGEDPTDENARRDFFAKLANFLMEWKKSKEKNMQLEEMRRRNEASMKRKHAAQKGAAAAALGEGSASPTSTGAMDSLLEKLRAAAPQARDQRDRRRRARLKDRHQVRVASGQKIPDLNEIPEAEAGFQSTEKTIDEEGNPVVSPGLSSPREGDDDVADRAAAMLQGMRGDGDDDAVKRESLRQARRQTAEEERRLRRRRREKAGTSQISETTKEEAAVEDSTMADVPETVDEEAEKDTETEDGHKEGTKDEETKES, translated from the exons ATGTCATCGGCAGACAAATCGAGGCAGTCGTCTGGGGGGCGATCCCTTTTCTCCAGAAGTAAGAACAAGGACAGAAGAACGACAGATGTCGACCACCTCGACGCCCCGAGCGCTATGAGCTTTCGAGCCTCACGGCACAAAAGAGATTCGTCCTCTGTATCCATAGATATACCTGCAACTGCTGATCCGGGAGTCAACATGATGGCTGGAGTGATAACATCGATCCCCTATGATAATATTCCTCCTGGTTCACGATCTCCGATCCCCGTCGATTACCTCCCCAATTCCGACCAAGCGCCAGCACGCCGAGATCCCTTACCTCACCAACTTAACAAGAGCGGCATGGACTTCCACCAGTACCCCTCGTTCGATCCGGCAACCCCTCGGCCGAGGGAATCCAATATGACCATGGCTTCGACTGGTCGGCAGGCACAGTTACAGCAATGGGGTCCTGCACGAGGAAGTGTTGCTAGCACAATCAACGGCTCACACACGTCACGATACGAATCATATCTGAGCGCCAACGACGGCCGCAGCTCCTATGACACCCAAAGCTTATATTCAGGTAATGCTAGCAATCGAGATGTTGGAGGGATGATACGCTCATCGCAGTTAGCATTACCAAGCGCCTCGTCGCAGAGCTCCTACGGCTCCCACCGCGACTCTAACCGACTCACCAAATTTCCGGGTCCTTTTCTCACCGCACACGAAGGCTTCCACTTTCCGAAACCAGACGATGATAACGTTATCGAGCAAATGTTCTTGCAGCTCATGCAAAAACGAGGATGGCACAACCTGCCCGAGCAAGCTCGACGACAAATGATGGCCTACCCACCGCAAAAGAAATGGACACTCCTGTATCAAGACCGCCTGACGGAGTGGCAGGGAGAACAAAAGCGACGGCAAACTGCTCGATCCAACCAGTTTTCAGCACCAGATATTACGACCTACTCCGACGAGGAGGGTACGCCAGAATGGTATGTGCGAAAGGTCATGGAAGACAAGCTCGACACCAAAGGACTGGGAAGTCTCGAAGTCAACTTGCGGACACAGCAAATAGGTTGGGTAAAGCGGTTTGTCGAGTGTCAGGGACAAGTCGCTTTGGTCACGTTGCTACTAAAAATCAACCGCAAGACATCCGCCGGACCGCCTCCCGACAGTTTACGAGCCGAGAAGAACATGGACAAGGGATACGACATCATCAAGTGTCTCAAGGCGCTTATGAACAACAAGTTTGGTGCCGACGATGCCTTGATGCAACAAAAAGTTCTAGTAGCACTTGCGACCTGTCTCATCTCGGCACGAATCACAACTCGAAAGCTCGTGAGCGAAATTCTGACCTTTTTGTGCACCTGGGGTCGTGAAGGTGAGGGCCATGTCAAGGTGATCCAAGCCCTGGACGAGCTCAAGACCCAATCCGGGGAAAATGGCAGATTTGATGCTTGGATGCGCTTGGTGGAGGTTACCGTCGATGGCCGAGGCAAGATGGGCAGTCTGGTCGGCGCCAGCGAAGAAGTACGAACAGGCGGTATTGGCATGGAGAATCTGCTCATGGAATACGCCGTCACGACTATGATGCTCGTCAACATGCTGGTTGATGCTCCGGAGCACGATCTTGAACTTCGAATTCATATTCGAGCTCAATTCACGGCATGCGGAATCAGGCGGATCCTGACCAAGATGGAGGGCTTTCAATATGAGCTCCTCGACAAGCAAATTGAGCGATTCCGGACCAATGAGGCGATTGACTATGAAGATATGCTTGAGAGGGAGAATAGCAGCATGAAGGATAGCGTCGAGGGCGAGGTCAAGGATCTGACTGATCCAGTTCAAATTGCCGATGCCATTCAGCAACGCATCCAAGGAAGCAAGGCACAAGACTACTTTGTGTCGGCACTGCAGCATCTCATGCTCCTCCGTGCTCAAGATGGTGAAGAACGTCTGCGCATGTTCCAACTGGTTGACTCAATGCTGAGCTACGTCGCCATGGACCGGCGCCTGCCCAACATGGATCTCAAGCAAAGCCTCAACTTTACCGTCCAAAGCTTGCTTGATAAGCTTCACACGGATTCAGAGGCTCGGCAGGCCCAAGATGAGGCTCTCGAGTCGCGGCAGATAGCAGAagccgccatggccgagCGTGACGAAATGCGGGCCaggctggagcttggagcGGATGGGCTGGTCAAGAAAATGCAAAAGCAACTTGACGAGCAGGCTCGGTTTATTGAAGCTCAAAAGAGGCAAGCAGAGGGCCTCAAAGCAGAGCTGAGCAATGTCCAAACCGTCCGcgccaaggaagctcaaAGGAACGAGTTGGAGACGCGAGAGTTGTACCTAATGTTGAGAGATGCGCAAGATATTGCAGCCTCCAATGCTCTCAAAAGcaacaagccaagcagcGGGGAAAATGATAATGGTATCAACACCAAGGAAACCGCCACCCAGATGCAGGGCATTCTGGATCGCGAGAGACTCATGGAGCGCCTTCAAATGCAGTTGGAGCGGCAAAAGACGCAATACAAGCTGGAAGGACGTGTCTGGGGCGATGCCGGCGGTCCTTCTGACCGGTTGCGAGCCTTGCGGGAAgaaatggacgacgacaaccTGGAATCACCCGCTGGCAGCGGGACACCTCCTCGCGATTTCACCAACAGCGTCTTGGGCAGCACCATTCGCCAGACAAGGATCCCTCGGAAACCACTGTACTCTGACAGAAATGGCGAAGATGAAACTATTACAGAAGGCGAAGAAACCGAGGGCGACGAAGGTGTCATTTATGAGCGTCCTCGTATCGTTGAGATGAAGCGGCCCATGATTGATCCTAAGCAGCAAGCCGGTCTAGTTAACGAGATAGGCTCCAAGATCAAGAGATATGAGGGCAGCGACTCAGAAGATGTAGATGGCGACGCCACCCCATCTCATCCCAGCTTGGAgtcctcaacaccattgacTTCAGCCGATGGCGAGACGCCAAAGCCCGAATCCGTAGCAGCAGCAggccctcctcctcctccaccaccacctccgccTCCGATGCCAGGTCAAGTCCCTGgtgctcctcctcctcctcctcctcctccacctccgccaCCGCCTATGCCTGGCCAGATCCCGGGtggtcctcctccgccgcctccaccacctcctaTGCCTGGATCGGGCTCGGCCGGTTCCATGCCaccgccaccgccgcctccgtTGCCGGGAGCGATGCCTTCGGGCAACTTCTTACCCCAAAAGTCGACCTATACCACACCAACCATTGGTCTCCCAGTTGCACgaccaaagaagaagctcaaggctctGCATTGGGAGAAGGTCGATACACCCGAGACGAGTCACTGGGCCGCACATGCTCCGTCTGCTGAAGAGCGCGAAGAGAAGTATAATGAGCTCAGCAAAAAGGGTATCTTGGACGAGGTTGAGAAACTCTTCATGGCAAAGGAGATTAAGCAGTTGGGCGGTGGAATGGCAAAGAAGGGagacaagaagcaaattATTTCCGCTGATCTGCGCAAGGCATATG AAATCGCTTTTGCCAAGTTTTCACAACATTCTGTGGAAAAGATTGTGCAGATGATCATCCATTGCGACCCGCAAGTGCTTGACAACCAGGTCGTCATGGAGTTCCTGCAAAAGGACGATTTGTGCAATATTTCCGACAACGTATCGAAACAAATGGCACCATACAGCCGAGATTTGACTGGGCCCGATGCGAAGAGCCTGGAACGCGAGCAGGACCCCTCAGAGCTGACAAGACAGGACCAAATCTACTTACATACGGCGTTTGAGTTACATCACTACTGGAAGAGCCGTATGAGGGCTTTATGGCTGAGCAAAAACTTTGAGGCGGATTACGAGGAACTCAACCAGAGAATTAACCAGGTTGTGACAGTTTCAGAGAGTCTTCGCGACTCCGTGTCGCTCATGAATGTCCTCGGCCTGATTCTTGATATTGGCAACTACATGAACGACGCCAACAAGCAAGCGCGTGGTTTCAAGCTCAGCTCTCTTGCCCGATTGGGCATGGTCAAGGATGACAAGAACGAGTCTTCTCTGGCCGATTTGGTAGAGCGAATAGTCCGAAGCCAGTACCCCGAATGGGAGGGATTCGCCAGTGAcattggtggtgtggtgaCGGCCCAAAAGGTGAACGTGGAACAGCTGCAGACCGATGCCAAGAAGTACATTGAGACGATTCGCAATGTGCAAATGTCGCTGGATTCGGGCAACCTCAGTGACCCGAAGCAATTCCATTCCGAGGACCGTGTGAGCCAAATCGTGCAGCGATGCATGAAGGAGGCCCGACGCAAGGCTGAGCAGATGGAGCTGTATCTCGACGAAATGATGAAAACATACAAAGACATCATGGTATTTTACGGAGAGGACCCCACCGACGAAAATGCCCGACGAGACTTCTTTGCCAAACTGGCCAACTTTTTGATGGAGTGGAAGAAAtccaaggagaagaacaTGCAGCTTGAAGAGATGAGGAGACGTAATGAGGCGTCGATGAAGCGCAAGCACGCCGCTCAGAAGggggcagcggcagcagcacttGGCGAAGGAAGTGCTTCACCAACAAGTACGGGCGCCATGGACTCTCTGCTCGAGAAGCTCCGAGCGGCGGCGCCACAGGCACGGGATCAGAGAGATCGAAGACGTCGCGCACGTCTCAAGGACAGACATCAAGTGCGTGTGGCTTCAGGGCAAAAGATTCCCGACCTGAACGAGATACCCGAGGCCGAGGCCGGCTTCCAAAGCACGGAGAAGACGattgacgaggagggcaACCCGGTCGTTAGCCCAGGTCTGAGCTCACCGAGagaaggcgacgatgatgttgctgatCGAGCCGCGGCCATGCTGCAAGGCATGCGGGGTGATGGAGACGATGATGCGGTAAAGAGGGAAAGCCTGCGGCAAGCACGGAGGCAAacggcagaagaagagcGTCGGTTACGAAGGCGCAGGAGAGAGAAGGCTGGCACCAGCCAAATAAGTGAGACCACCAAGGAAGAAGCAGCCGTTGAAGACAGTACAATGGCCGACGTACCAGAAACGGTGGACGAAGAGGCGGAGAAAGACACAGAGACAGAAGATGGGCATAAGGAGGGAACAAAGGACGAAGAGACCAAGGAGTCGTAG
- a CDS encoding mannosyl-oligosaccharide glucosidase (similar to Neosartorya fischeri NRRL 181 XP_001257625.1) — translation MTRFTQLVVAAAATLAAGTAATGDASVLTGEIGRQNNESLFWGPYKPNLYFGVRPRLPESLWTGLMWGRIEEYNDVKDGLRYTCEQGEDIRGYGWDEYDARSGGVQTIHDTGNKIDITTSFVKVPGGSKGGSWAARIKGKLHDDAPANHKTVVYYYIAQEGQGELVAQGEGSELGYKGDVTFTGKSESLGDYKLVVTEGNGKHPTGEHEISATRPGDVTLVHSSQVSEEAIWQAMPLLFQKLQTAALAVQEEYGMENAPPAWQVYRMPHQPGSGNSHIIQRTYEGSFEFDVIFSSGSAGKQLSKDDVTKAISSVSGAFAERFSSIFELKKPFKAEKYQEFGKSMFSNLLGGVGYFYGKQMIDRSYAPEYEEENEGFWDETAAARERKAQTLEGPYELFTSVPSRPFFPRGFLWDEGFHLVPIADWDMDLTLEVIKSWYNTMDEDGWIPREQILGPEARTKVPEEFQVQYPHYANPPTLFLVIEDFMERLRKTNGTQPSGKEQLAKGNRNPLHTAHLDNWELGEDYLRKIYPLLKRQYDWFRKTQRGDIKGYDRDAYSSKEGYRWRGRSESHVLTSGLDDYPRAQPPHPGELHVDLMSWVGLMTKSLKNIAEALGMDEDVAELNKNLDAIEHNLNDLHWSEKDGCYCDATIDDFEEHQLICHKGYVSLFPFLVGLLKANDAKLGKTLDLIADEEQLWSPHGIRSLSKQDEFYGTGENYWRSPVWMPMNYMVVKQLQNVAKQEGPYRNKARDMYNRLRKNLVDTVYKSWKETGFAWEQYNPETGAGQRTQHFTGWTSLVVKIMAMDELSGQERDEL, via the exons ATGACTAGGTTCACCCAATTGGTGGTGGCTGCGGCGGCAacgcttgctgctggaacGGCTGCCACTGGCGATGCTTCGGTTCTGACAGGCGAGATTGGCCGCCAGAATAACGAGAGCTTGTTCTGGGGCCCTTATAAGCCTAATTTGTATTTTGGCGTCCGACCTAGATTACCGGAGAGCCTGTGGACGGGCTTGATGTGGGGGAGAATAGAAGAGTACAACGATGTCAAAGATG GCCTGAGATACACCTGCGAGCAGGGTGAAGATATTCGCGGCTACGGATGGGACGAGTACGACGCACGAAGCGGTGGCGTTCAGACGATTCACGACACAGGTAACAAGATTGACATTACGACGTCGTTTGTCAAGGTCCCAGGTGGAAGCAAGGGCGGCAGCTGGGCTGCTAGAATCAAGGGCAAACTGCACGACGATGCGCCGGCGAACCACAAGACGGTCGTGTACTACTACATCGCACAAGAAGGGCAGGGTGAGCTCGTGGCCCAGGGTGAGGGGAGCGAACTTGGGTACAAGGGCGATGTGACGTTTACCGGAAAATCCGAGTCCTTGGGTGACTACAAGCTGGTAGTGACCGAAGGCAATGGAAAGCACCCTACTGGCGAGCATGAGATTTCTGCCACTCGACCCGGCGACGTTACGCTCGTGCATAGCTCACAAGTTTCAGAGGAGGCCATTTGGCAGGCCATGCCGTTGCTGTTCCAAAAGTTGCAGACTGCTGCCCTGGCGGTGCAGGAGGAGTATGGCATGGAGAATGCGCCGCCGGCGTGGCAGGTCTATCGCATGCCGCACCAGCCTGGCAGTGGTAATTCGCACATCATCCAGAGGACGTACGAAGGCTCGTTTGAGTTTGATGTTATTTTCTCATCGGGGTCTGCCGGGAAGCAGTTGAGCAAGGATGATGTCACCAAAGCTATATCAAGTGTGTCAGGTGCGTTTGCTGAAAGGTTTTCGAGCATTTTCGAGCTCAAGAAGCCCTTCAAAGCCGAAAAGTACCAGGAGTTTGGAAAGAGCATGTTTTCCAACCTCTTGGGCGGAGTGGGATACTTTTACGGAAAGCAAATGATTGATCGGTCGTATGCGCCTGAGTACGAAGAGGAGAATGAAGGGTTTTGGGACGAAACGGCTGCGGCTAGAGAACGCAAAGCTCAGACGCTCGAGGGCCCGTATGAGTTGTTTACGAGTGTGCCGTCGCGACCGTTCTTCCCTCGAGGTTTTCTGTGGGATGAAGGTTTTCACCTTGTCCCCATTGCGGACTGGGATATGGATTTGACTCTAGAGGTCATTAAGAGCTGGTACAATaccatggatgaggatggctGGATCCCGCGAGAGCAGATCCTTGGGCCAGAAGCCCGAACCAAAGTCCCTGAAGAGTTCCAAGTCCAGTACCCGCACTATGCTAACCCGCCCACGCTGTTCCTCGTGATTGAGGACTTCATGGAGCGTCTTCGCAAGACCAACGGGACACAGCCTTCCGGCAAAGAGCAGCTGGCAAAGGGTAACCGAAACCCGCTGCACACGGCTCATTTGGACAATTGGGAGCTGGGCGAGGACTATCTCCGAAAGATTTACCCGCTTTTGAAACGCCAGTACGACTGGTTCCGCAAGACGCAACGCGGAGACATCAAGGGCTACGACAGAGATGCCTATTCGTCAAAGGAAGGCTACaggtggcgaggaagatCTGAGTCCCACGTCTTGACCAGCGGCCTTGACGATTATCCCCGCGCGCAGCCACCGCATCCTGGCGAGCTGCACGTCGACCTCATGTCGTGGGTTGGCTTGATGACCAAGTCGTTGAAGAACATCGCGGAAGCCTTGGGAatggatgaagatgtggCGGAGCTGAACAAGAACCTGGATGCCATTGAACACAACCTCAACGACCTGCACTGGTCAGAAAAGGACGGATGCTACTGCGACGCGACGATTGACGACTTTGAGGAGCACCAGCTTATTTGCCACAAGGGCTATGTATCGCTCTTCCCGTTCTTGGTAGGGCTGCTCAAGGCAAACGACGCCAAGCTGGGCAAGACGCTGGACCTGATTGCGGACGAGGAGCAGCTCTGGAGCCCGCACGGAATCCGCAGTCTTAGCAAGCAGGATGAGTTTTATGGAACGGGCGAGAATTACTGGCGCAGCCCGGTCTGGATGCCTATGAATTACATGGTTGtgaagcagctgcag AACGTTGCCAAGCAAGAGGGTCCGTACCGCAACAAGGCACGCGACATGTACAACCGGCTCCGAAAGAATCTCGTGGACACCGTCTACAAGAGCTGGAAGGAGACTGGATTCGCATGGGAGCAGTACAATCCCGAGACGGGGGCGGGACAGAGGACGCAGCATTTCACAGGGTGGACCAGTCTTGTGGTCAAGATTATGGCCATGGACGAGTTGAGTGGACAGGAGCGAGATGAGCTGTAG